The Methanobacteriales archaeon HGW-Methanobacteriales-1 DNA window AATTTAACAAATCAATTTCAAATCCATAATCCTCTTTTAATTTACGAATACATTCAAAAACTAATTTTGAGGTTTTTATTGTGTTTAAAACAAATAAACCTTTATTAAATCCTTTCTTAAAGTTAGTTTCTATGATGGCTTCAAAGTATTTCTGAAATTCTGATAAATCATCTGTATTCAATTCTCTTATTTCATCAACTACTTGTGTTCTATCAAAAACCGGGTGTGAAAAATATTTTTCAGGATTATTTATTAATTGAACTACATTGTATTCAAATTTAGATTCTTTATCCAGCTTTAATTTATCAAATTCTGGCAAAGTCGCACTCATAATTATAAAATATACATTATAATTCCTAGAAAGTTCATTAATTAAATAATAAAGGCTGGTCCAATTATTTAAAGGTAATGATTGTATTTCATCTAAAATTATTACCGAATTTGCTAAAGAAGAAAGAGAATATTTATAACGTTTTTTATTTTTAACTAATGTATTAAATAAGCTTACAAAAGTTGTACAGATCACAGGATAGTCAAAAAACATATCTTTCATTATTATTTCCGATTTGTCCTCATTAGAACTTTTAGGAAAAATACTCTCTGAAGCAGAATAAATCTTTCTAATTTCTCCATTATCCTCATTTAAACCAAAATTATCCCTTATAATATCATAATTCTGATCAATGATGTTTATAAACGGTATTGAGTATATAACCCGATTAATATTTGTATTTTTTAGAACATCTAAAGCCAAGTTCATAGAAGTATTAGTTTTTCCACCTCCAGTTGGCATATTGAGGTAGAATATTCGATCATCCGAATTTGATTTTAATGACTCTATCAAATTTAATGAAGATTCATTTAGCATTTCTGTTCTTAAGTCATTAATATCAACTAGAGAATTGATTTCATCTTCAGATAGTGGATTTTCACTTGAAATTTCTTTATTATAATCAAATTCATAGAAATTCTGTTCCATGGAATTTCTCAATGAAGTAATGATCCTATTATTCCATTTTTTTGAACATTCTTTTACTGAATCAAAGCTTTTATTTGCATAAGAACTTGCAATTACATCTGAAGTTACAAGTAATGAGTATAAATAGGAATAGAAAAAGGAAATAATCGGGTCCTGAAATTTATTCAAAAATTCGTATAAATCACTCTGAGAATCACGATAAGAACTTATATCTATATCTTCAAGTTCTTTATTGAAATAATATTTTGAAAATAAGTAAAAAGTTTCATCTGCGGATTCATTATTATCCCAAACAAATTCTTCTTGACTTAAAATGTCTTTTATACTAGTATGATGCCCATATATAATATAAGATCCTAATAAAATTAGTATATTGTTTTTTAAGTCTATATTATCCATTAAATAAGAAAAATATAATAAAGAACTAACATAAGAATGATTTATTTCAATTGAACTTATAAAATCGTCTAAATCATACTTTTTAAGTATATTTAATAGATTTTCATTTTTTAATCTATTTAATTGAAAATTGAATGATACCTTAGCAGAATCATGAAATTCCACCAGTTGATATAAAAGTTCTTGAAATATTTCATAATTTATATCTATATAATTTTGCTTTTGAAAATAAGTATAGAATCTTTCAATCGTACCATTATCCATAAATCTACTAAAAAATAACATAGTTTTGTTAACATGTTCATGCAGCGATTCATTGGGGTGGGCACATATTAAAAATTCATCATTTTCGAGATTAAACTTAGAAGTTTGGGGATTGTATTTTAAATCAAAGATATCCATTTATTATCTCCTATTTGATTTAAATAAACGTTTTTATCATCCTTTAATCCAAATTTACTAAAGTAACAATCTGTACTACCATCCATGGAATAAAATGATAGTGGAATATACTCAAAGCTTGTAAAATCATATCTCCTAACGGGATATTCTTTTATTGAATACTCAAAATGGCTTGCAAGTCGCTTTATTTGATTTTTAAATCTTTTAAAAACTTCTATTTCAATATTAGTTGATAGTTGAGGGTTTTCCACAATGTTTCTATTTAAAATTCCATAAATTCGTGGTTTTTCTTTAAAAAAATCATTTATATTCTTTTGATTTAAAAAAATTGAATTTGTATCTTTCAAATAGTTTTTAAAGTCGTAATTAACTGGAAATTCATTTCTACCCATGTATAAATTATAGACAGTCGAATGACTTTTTATGTTATTTAAAAAAACTTTTTCTTGACTTTTTAAATGTTCTGGGAAGCTTAAATATAATTTATATTTAGGATTAAGAAGTAAATCTTGTTTAACATTCAGCATATCTTTTTTGTCATTTCCATAATGTGAATTAAATACTACTCTCTTTACTTTTAAATCAAACAAAGATTGAACTGAAATTTTTATATCATAAAGTTCTTCTAGTTTATAGACTCTTTTACCTTCAACTTCAGAAAAATCATCAAATTTGTATCCTAAAATTGCCCCAATCATTCCAATAACAACTGTTTTTGGGGGTATAAGATAAGTAAGGAGTCCTCCTGTATTAGAAAATGGTTTTGTGAAGCAACCGAAATTACTCCATATATCCATTTCAATTATGTTATTGTAATCCATCATATCACTTTTTCAATAGATCTGTAGGTTCTAAATAGTTAATTATGAGATTATCAAATTTTTCTGGGGTTAATTGAATTTTTAAATCATTTTCATCATAATATATGTCTATTTTTTCTATATATTCTTTATATTTCGATAATTTAGATTCTAAAGCGGAAATATCAACTTTTATAACTTTTTCAGGATTTTTGAGTTTCTTTCTTTCCATTTTATTTTCAATTTGGATTAAATCTTTTAGTTCTCCAAGATTCAGTGCTTTAACATTTCCTTCTAGTTTATCATTCTTAATTTTGATTAAAATGAGTAATTTCGAGTCAGTTTTTTTACTTGTTGTTTTCCTGAGATTTGTTCCGTACCATAGTGATTCCATGAAAAGATTCAAATCTTTTTGTGATAAAAGCCCAGGATAGTTATTTGGATTTACAGTAAGATCATAAGAAATAATTGCATCATCAACTACTGCTTCAGAGCCAGTAGTTTTTTGTTTTCCATCTTTTCCATCTGCAAAAGGAGCTCCTATTTGCAAACGTTTAATCTGAGCATCATTTATATCTTTTCCATAGCTTAATTGGATTGGTCCATAAATTTGTTTTGAATCTTTCTTAAAGCTAAATGTTCCTCCAAACATCCTAACATCTGGAGAATTTTCCAACAGTTTATCAAAATTTTCTTCAAAGATATTTTTGAATACAGTATCTTTAGTCAAGTACTTTGCGTCACACTTTTCAACTTCTTCGGATTGTCTAGGATAGAAAAACACTACATTCTCTTTTTGATCGATATTTTCAACTGTTTCATGAATATACCTACGAATATTATATTTTATGCATTTATCTGTAGTAAATACTCTTCCGTCAAAATTTCTAGGGGAGTTATCAACAAAATCGCCGTTTGGATTTCCCATTATTGTTTCTGTAAGATATATTCCTTGATAATAATTTTTTACAGTTTCGCTCATCTAATCACCGCCTTTTTTAAGAATATTCTCAGTATAATAACCTGCAAAAATTGAAAGCAGATAATCTTCAAATGAAAGACCATTTTCCTCATTGAAAAGTGAGTTTAAGTCACTTTCAAACAAATTAAACAGTATTTTACCTTTTGGATTCATTTTCTGGATATAATAGTTATTTTTTTGCAAAACTTCAGTAACAAAAAGGTTTTTTATGTTATTTCTGTTTGCATTAGTTACAAAATTTCCAAAAATATCTCCTTTTTTCCCACTACTATATTTAGTACTGTCTATTAATTTTAGAAACTTACCAATCATATAATACTTCAAAGAAGGATTATCCTGAATTAATTTTAAAATTTTTTCTATAGTTTCAGGTTTATTCACATCATATTTTCCAACAGCTATTTTTAATTTATTTAAATCTTCTTTTTCAAGCATTTTATCACCCAAAATTTCTTTACTGAACATTAAATAATAATTTAAGCGTTTTAAAATGAGATATTTAGGCTTTTCTATATTTTTCGTAATTTTAATAAGACAATTCAAAACAATCTCATTTAACATACTCTTATTAATTGCATCAGAATTTAATTCATAAACAAAATTAAAGATAGAATGCATATATTTTGAAAAAATAGTAAAAGTTTGTGAGTCTAAGTTACCCACTATTCCTGTTTTTCCTCTCAGATCTCTAGTGTAGATCTGATAAAAATGATATAATTTAGTATAATCCAAATTAGAATCATTTATGTTTATAAAAAATTGTTTAAATATTGATTCAAAACCAAAAATACTTTTTATTTCGTGAGGTTCGTATTTAGAAGGTTCAACATCTTCATCATATGATAAATATTCCATTTTACTATTTTTATAAAGTGATATTGATTTGATACTATGATGCAGTTTATTCTCTTCAGATCTTACTATAGCTAAATAAGACTTATAATTTTCAATATATCTTTCTATCACATACCCTTTGCCTTGTTTCTTTTTAGTATATAATACTAAATCGTAGTTAAATCCTTTAGAGTCCCTTAAAACATCATTTATTCTTTCAAAAGAAGATTTATCTTTTTTATTTAGATCTAATAAAAATTCGCCATAATTCCCAGTTATCATTTTAGGTATGATTAGTATATTATTTGGTAAAATTTTCATTAGTTTGTCTTCAGCTAGCATTGCGTAGATTGAACAGCTCTTGCAGAGCTTAATTCGAGAATTTTTCATTGCAGTATCTTTATTATCATCATAGTTAAATGAAAATGAAGCATTTCCCATTACAAAATTACCCATTGAAGGGTATACGTTACTATTAGATCCACAAAATGAACATGGGCTATTACTCTCTTTAAAATCTTCTTTCCTTTTTTTGATGAATTTAGAATAATAATAAACGATATCATTTAGTAAGTCTATTTTGGAATTAAAATAGCATGTTAGATAAAAATTACTCCTTTTTAATTTTTTAGAATCACATTCTTTTTTAAAATCAATTAACTTATTAACAATCAACTCCTCATTTTCATTTAACCAATTATAATAATTTTCAATGATTTCTCCTAAATCACAGGAAGAAAAATTTTTAAAAAAATCATTTAAAACTCTAGTTTCGGAGGAAAGAGGAATATTGGAAAGATATTCATCACTATCATTATAAATTGAATTAATTAATTCAACAAATTCTTTGCCATTTGCATTTGCATTTTTTGATCTTTCCACTTTTTTAAAAAACTTATTTACTTTAGATTCATCCTTTTCTTTATTTTTATCTAGAAAATCATGATCTAACTTTAAAAGAAATGGTGAAATTCCTATTAAATTAGAATTAGAAGGTTTTATCACCATTTGATCTGTTGTAATGTAATAATAATTATTAAAAATTGATTTATGATAATAAGAAATTTTTTCACTAGCAGGTATTATATTATCAAATTCAAATTTTTCTGAATTTTTATCAAATTTAATACAAAATAAATAATCAGAATCTAAATTTAGATTTTTTCCAAATTCGTCTTGTTTATTTTGACTCAACCATTTTCCAAACTCTATTAAATCGGAAATCATTTAATCACCTTTAAAAACTTTTTCAACCATACCAAAGCCCATACTATTCTTCTCCCCCAATCCACAATCATAGGCAAACTCCACCAGTCTTTTATCGGCCTCAATTTCAAATTTCATTAGAAAGCACCGGTGATGGGTTTCATAGTCTTTTTTTGGGACTGTTATTCGTTTTCTTTTTATAGATTCAATTTTAGGGACTATTTTAACGTAAGTATCGCCATCATAATTTCCATAAAATTTGATATATTTATTTAAGAGATTGTTTTGCAGATTTTCATAAAATTTAAGATCATTAGGATTTAAATCCCAGGTTTTAAGTTTACCATCAATTTCTTTTTGAATACGAGCTATCAATGGTGATAAGGTACGCATTTGCATTCTGGTTTTGATTTCAGGCTTTTTTAGAAGTTCAACCTGATCCACTAATAATTTTTGACCCATAAAATTGACT harbors:
- a CDS encoding CRISPR-associated protein Cas5 — encoded protein: MDYNNIIEMDIWSNFGCFTKPFSNTGGLLTYLIPPKTVVIGMIGAILGYKFDDFSEVEGKRVYKLEELYDIKISVQSLFDLKVKRVVFNSHYGNDKKDMLNVKQDLLLNPKYKLYLSFPEHLKSQEKVFLNNIKSHSTVYNLYMGRNEFPVNYDFKNYLKDTNSIFLNQKNINDFFKEKPRIYGILNRNIVENPQLSTNIEIEVFKRFKNQIKRLASHFEYSIKEYPVRRYDFTSFEYIPLSFYSMDGSTDCYFSKFGLKDDKNVYLNQIGDNKWISLI
- a CDS encoding CRISPR-associated protein — protein: MSETVKNYYQGIYLTETIMGNPNGDFVDNSPRNFDGRVFTTDKCIKYNIRRYIHETVENIDQKENVVFFYPRQSEEVEKCDAKYLTKDTVFKNIFEENFDKLLENSPDVRMFGGTFSFKKDSKQIYGPIQLSYGKDINDAQIKRLQIGAPFADGKDGKQKTTGSEAVVDDAIISYDLTVNPNNYPGLLSQKDLNLFMESLWYGTNLRKTTSKKTDSKLLILIKIKNDKLEGNVKALNLGELKDLIQIENKMERKKLKNPEKVIKVDISALESKLSKYKEYIEKIDIYYDENDLKIQLTPEKFDNLIINYLEPTDLLKK
- the cas6 gene encoding CRISPR-associated endoribonuclease Cas6, coding for MKISLSTNGNQFKIPYNYNHIISAIIYNKIADLDLASQLHSSKDYKFFTFSQLFLSNRKNLPNYMFSRNGKISFFISSPNDHLIKSLVEGYLEVPQVNFMGQKLLVDQVELLKKPEIKTRMQMRTLSPLIARIQKEIDGKLKTWDLNPNDLKFYENLQNNLLNKYIKFYGNYDGDTYVKIVPKIESIKRKRITVPKKDYETHHRCFLMKFEIEADKRLVEFAYDCGLGEKNSMGFGMVEKVFKGD